The proteins below are encoded in one region of Triticum aestivum cultivar Chinese Spring chromosome 1B, IWGSC CS RefSeq v2.1, whole genome shotgun sequence:
- the LOC123105781 gene encoding uncharacterized protein, with amino-acid sequence MEPGRKPLSLLDLCIRSAVDNLRTLNSVDMVPDELLKRILPHCTLEQLIHIESCTHADLTDVTDVLWKRFFQREFGEDNMNLAIKRMKENGVRYKWKKLFEARTEKQKQVEARMSAGLKNKYQAANAAKQSKQIKVCTKIPPNSKRSFWGGSGSSSLSNSSYKSPILKKARMEVDSRAKMQAAIQRNTFARSSQPARLTFPSEQTSRTTTIHRPNSTITITKPTGPNRPIQKQNTRPKF; translated from the exons ATGGAGCCTGGAAGGAAACCTCTGAGTCTTCTGGACCTATGCATCCGGAGCGCCGTCGACAACCTCAGGACCCTCAACAGCGTGGACATGGTGCCTGACGAGCTGCTCAAGAGAATCCTGCCCCACTGCACCTTGGAGCAGCTGATCCACATAGAGAGTTGCACACAT GCGGACCTTACCGACGTTACCGATGTGCTGTGGAAGAGATTCTTCCAGCGCGAGTTCGGCGAGGATAATATGAACCTCGCCATCAAGAGAATGAAGGAGAACGGGGTGCGTTACAAATGGAAGAAACTCTTTGAG GCAAGAACAGAAAAGCAAAAGCAAGTTGAAGCAAGAATGTCGGCAGGGCTCAAAAACAAATATCAAGCAGCAAACGCTG CGAAACAAAGCAAACAAATTAAAGTTTGTACCAAGATCCCACCCAACAGCAAAAGAAGTTTTTGGGGAG GAAGTGGATCCAGCAGCCTATCCAACTCCAGCTACAAGAGCCCTATACTAAAAAAGGCAAGGATGGAGGTTGACAG CCGGGCGAAAATGCAAGCTGCTATCCAAAGGAACACTTTTGCAAG GTCATCACAGCCAGCAAGGCTGACCTTTCCTAGCGAACAGACATCAAGGACGACGACAATTCATCGACCTAATTCAACAATAACCATCACCAAACCAACTGGCCCAAACAGGCCGATTCAAAAGCAGAACACCAGACCCAAATTTTAG
- the LOC123085994 gene encoding uncharacterized protein, with amino-acid sequence MHKEEAMKTTCHEDTNSADGSRSTDEYDPCNPPYPPCPPAVGNSLSDSIRLVAKWSREKEAAIGALRASSIIVPERIPKAVNLLFQDKVHNLAPILDKDSVRRFLSYMWVNGQGMQWGSVITPEALNHMISQNAVKCVKVALEGQAPELDGCRASPNCMNQYGYYPLHRAAEFFLVDMIQLLVRHGASANLRTAGAEVIEGLLPLHVAVENTCMHKYLEDCLFPNHEHRDYSEADANFIFKLIHLLCLPEMKIFLDTTRLIAKYIDNLLDELWNYIKEGKLAETAVLLLAAQEQIRKGTSRKRNGDSKPDGFAIIRDRILNNSIALHSGKGQQEEARIRLNNMALMLVHVISKAGECLNSYIKKHLEVPHLEVTERVSSILKDNGFSPTSEWIEIGNLCPYEDVLSSEDIPNISGESDTNREALEMDYLPTVVNKSQAARRKRKPRRWELILARRSFFPWWRSVLSARSNARITPHKWARPSECLDLEMAWKKPTQGLDGETASKKATAQQDGSAAAAAPGVMGRFPMVVYSSKPGELFTTIPLDDIPKYMRQQQRRQSRRLFSTAVSYQPILQLPLVSFHTLTVLSQPPEASFWTYSNCPEGPGLIRAPGAIAGAQETEVTPTGSFFGSVEKLPIML; translated from the exons ATGCACAAGGAGGAGGCAATGAAAACCACATGTCATGAAGATACTAACAGCGCTGATGGATCAAGAAGCACGGATGAATATGATCCATGTAATCCTCCGTATCCTCCATGCCCTCCTGCTGTTGGAAATAGCTTAAGTGACTCTATCCGTTTAGTAGCTAAG TGGTCACGTGAGAAAGAAGCTGCAATTGGTGCCCTTAGAGCATCCAGTATAATTGTCCCAGAACGCATCCCTAAG GCAGTGAATCTTCTCTTCCAAGATAAAGTGCACAATTTGGCACCCATCCTGGATAAGGATAGCGTCCGGCGCTTTCTCAGCTATATGTGGGTGAATGGGCAGGGCATGCAATGGGGTTCGGTCATCACACCAGAGGCTTTGAACCATATGATTTCACAAAATGCTGTTAAATGTGTCAAAGTGGCCTTGGAGGGCCAGGCACCTGAGCTTGATGGGTGCCGAGCCAGTCCCAACTGCATGAACCAGTATGGGTACTATCCCCTCCACCGAGCTGCTGAATTTTTTTTGGTTGACATGATTCAGTTGCTCGTTCGCCACGGCGCATCCGCCAATCTACGCACAGCCGGTGCTGAGGTCATCGAGGGCCTTCTCCCACTCCATGTTGCAGTCGAGAACACGTGCATGCATAAGTATCTCGAAGACTGTCTATTTCCTAACCACGAGCATCGGGATTACAGTGAGGCAGATGCCAACTTTATCTTCAAGCTCATCCATCTTCTGTGCCTACCTGAAATG AAGATCTTCTTGGATACGACTCGGCTGATTGCAAAATACATAGATAATCTATTGGATGAGCTGTGGAACTACATAAAAGAGGGAAAGCTTGCCGAGACAGCCGTTTTGCTCTTGGCAGCTCAAGAGCAGATACGCAAGGGAACTTCTCGCAAGAGAAATGGAGATAGTAAGCCAGATGGGTTTGCTATTATCCGTGACCGTATTTTGAACAACAGTATTGCTTTGCATTCTGGGAAGGGTCAGCAAGAGGAGGCAAGGATACGGCTTAATAATATGGCATTGATGCTTGTTCATGTAATTTCTAAAGCTGGTGAATGTCTTAATTCATACATTAAGAAACATCTAGAG GTGCCGCATTTGGAGGTCACTGAACGTGTTTCGTCGATTCTCAAGGATAATGGTTTTAGTCCTACTAGTGAATGGATAGAAATTGGAAACCT CTGCCCCTATGAGGATGTGTTGTCCAGTGAGGATATACCTAACATATCTG GCGAAAGTGACACAAACAGGGAGGCTCTAGAAATGGATTATCTACCCACAGTAGTGAATAAG AGCCAGGCTGCGAGGAGGAAGAGAAAACCGAGACGATGGGAGCTCATACTCGCCAGGAGAAGCTTCTTCCCATGGTGGAGATCGGTGTTATCTGCCCGGTCTAATGCCAGGATCACCCCCCACAAATGGGCACGTCCTTCTGAATGCTTGGATCTCGAGATGGCTTGGAAGAAACCTACTCAAGGCTTGGATGGTGAGACAGCTTCGAAGAAGGCAACCGCCCAGCAGGATGGTTCTGCTGCTGCTGCAGCTCCCGGCGTGATGGGCCGATTTCCCATGGTGGTATATAGTAGCAAGCCCGGTGAGCTGTTTACTACAATACCGCTCGATGATATACCCAAATACATGAGGCAACAACAGAGAAGGCAATCCAGAAGGCTGTTTAGTACAGCGGTTAGTTATCAGCCCATCCTCCAACTCCCGTTGGTGAGCTTCCACACCTTGACCGTGTTGTCGCAGCCACCAGAAGCAAGTTTCTGGACGTACTCGAACTGCCCAGAAGGCCCTGGGCTGATTAGAGCGCCCGGCGCCATTGCTGGGGCCCAGGAAACAGAGGTGACGCCCACTGGCAGTTTCTTCGGATCAGTTGAGAAACTGCCAATTATGTTGTAA
- the LOC123086005 gene encoding laccase-25, with product MHSSTDMAMSWSLLLPFALALVASASHAAIVEHTFNVGNLSISQLCQPDRIITAVNGQLPGPTIRASEGDTVVVHLVNESPYGMTIHWHGIFQRGSQWADGPAMVTQCPVQTGGNYTYSFNVTGQEGTLWWHAHFSFLRATVYGALIILPRGGAKAYPFTKPDKEEIVMFGEWWNANVFDLQQMALLTGIPAGPADAYTINGKPGDLYNCSAPNQTHMFEVRKNETYLLRIINAALNTPLFFKVANHTFTVVAADACYTTPYKTNVVVVGPGQTVDALMVADATVGRYYMAASPYDSGIPSGPAFSKTVATAVLEYAGGANTTSPPALPQLPEFNDTDTAHRFLSNLTALVLPGKPTMPLAVDTRMFVTVGMGVADCQPEQTLCNRSRTMFASSMNNASFVPPRSTSMLEAHYSNATAGVYTRDFPDQPPILFDYTADASNNATMQYTTKSTKVRTLRYNETVEMVLQNTRLIAKESHPMHLHGFNFFVLAQGFGNYNQTTAAPQFNLVNPQERNTVLVPTGGWAVIRFIADNPGIWYMHCHFEAHLDLGLGMVFEVQDGPTPDTSLPAPPKDLPQC from the exons ATGCATTCAAGTACGGACATGGCGATGTCTTGGTCGCTTCTTCTGCCGTTTGCTCTAGCATTGGTTGCTTCTGCTTCCCACGCTGCCATTGTGGAGCACACCTTCAAT GTCGGCAACCTCTCCATTAGCCAGCTCTGCCAGCCGGACAGGATCATCACGGCGGTGAATGGCCAGCTACCGGGCCCGACGATTCGGGCCAGCGAGGGTGACACTGTGGTTGTACACCTCGTCAACGAATCGCCATACGGCATGACCATCCACTG GCATGGCATATTCCAGCGTGGCAGCCAGTGGGCAGATGGACCGGCAATGGTCACACAGTGCCCTGTCCAGACAGGAGGCAACTACACGTACAGTTTCAACGTCACCGGGCAGGAGGGCACGTTGTGGTGGCATGCCCACTTCTCCTTCCTCCGTGCCACCGTCTATGGTGCCCTCATCATCCTGCCCCGCGGCGGCGCCAAGGCCTACCCCTTCACCAAACCCGACAAGGAAGAGATCGTCATGTTCGGGGAGTGGTGGAACGCAAACGTATTTGACTTGCAGCAGATGGCGCTCCTCACCGGAATTCCTGCGGGGCCAGCCGACGCCTACACCATCAACGGCAAGCCGGGAGACCTCTACAACTGCTCCGCCCCAAATC AGACCCACATGTTCGAGGTGAGGAAGAACGAAACGTACCTGCTCCGGATCATCAACGCTGCGCTCAACACGCCTCTGTTCTTCAAGGTGGCGAACCACACCTTCACCGTGGTGGCGGCGGACGCGTGCTACACCACGCCGTACAAGACGAACGTGGTGGTGGTTGGGCCCGGGCAGACCGTGGACGCGCTCATGGTCGCGGACGCCACCGTCGGGCGCTACTACATGGCGGCGTCCCCCTACGACAGCGGGATACCGTCGGGCCCGGCATTCAGCAAGACTGTGGCGACGGCGGTGCTAGAGTACGCCGGTGGAGCGAATACGACCTCACCGCCTGCGCTACCACAACTGCCAGAGTTCAACGACACAGACACCGCGCACAGGTTCCTCTCCAACCTCACCGCGCTGGTGCTCCCCGGCAAGCCGACCATGCCGCTCGCGGTGGACACCCGCATGTTTGTCACCGTCGGGATGGGCGTCGCGGACTGCCAGCCGGAGCAGACGCTGTGCAACCGGAGCCGCACCATGTTCGCGTCGAGCATGAACAACGCATCCTTCGTGCCGCCGAGGAGCACCTCCATGCTCGAGGCCCACTACAGCAACGCGACGGCCGGCGTGTACACCCGCGACTTCCCCGACCAGCCGCCGATCCTCTTCGACTACACCGCCGATGCGAGCAACAACGCCACGATGCAGTACACGACCAAGTCGACCAAGGTGAGGACGCTCCGGTACAACGAGACGGTGGAGATGGTGCTCCAGAACACGCGGCTCATTGCCAAGGAGAGCCACCCCATGCACCTCCACGGCTTCAACTTCTTCGTTCTAGCACAGGGCTTTGGGAACTACAACCAGACAACCGCGGCGCCGCAATTCAACCTCGTCAACCCCCAAGAGCGCAACACCGTCCTCGTCCCTACCGGTGGTTGGGCTGTCATCCGCTTCATCGCCGACAATCCAG GGATATGGTACATGCATTGTCACTTCGAGGCTCATCTTGATCTCGGTTTGGGAATGGTGTTTGAGGTTCAGGACGGGCCCACACCAGATACTTCTCTGCCGGCGCCACCTAAAGACCTGCCGCAATGTTGA